The Neobacillus sp. OS1-2 genome includes a window with the following:
- a CDS encoding HAMP domain-containing sensor histidine kinase, with the protein MFRQTHIRLTWLNSLVFIVVISILGCIIYFYTDNKLYKDVNHSLLESVNHFQQLSKGPGEIRGGDGDPRFVRRDPRIITLIWDDNNRLLAGETRDSQLFQDNEELVHPKKLNSLQDIEVEHFSFRYVAIEVVSPELGNVTVQFIRNVNSEKELLDRLLLIMLIGCGVGIICAVASGYFLAGRALVPIKNAWQKQQEFVSDASHELRTPLAVIQAKTDLLLRAPFATVQEKILDVSTISNESRRLSKLVTNLLTLARSDSDQIEMKKSVFQLDSLLTEIMHHYEEIAMYQEKSLRIEALEPVTIFADKERIHQLIVILVDNALKYTKEGGEIVLTCKQSHSSIFFQVKDNGMGIPEKDIPKIFDRFYQSDKTRTAAEGTGLGLSIAKWIIEKHHGKTKVQSTVGLGTTIEVTFPKAQKR; encoded by the coding sequence ATGTTTCGTCAAACACATATCAGGCTTACATGGTTAAATTCATTGGTCTTTATAGTTGTAATTAGTATCCTAGGATGCATTATTTATTTTTATACCGATAATAAACTGTATAAGGATGTTAATCATTCCTTACTTGAATCTGTTAATCATTTTCAACAATTGTCAAAAGGTCCGGGAGAAATTCGCGGCGGCGATGGGGATCCTCGATTTGTTAGAAGAGACCCAAGAATTATTACTTTAATATGGGATGATAATAATCGGCTTTTAGCGGGAGAAACAAGGGATTCTCAACTTTTTCAAGATAATGAGGAACTCGTCCATCCAAAAAAATTAAACAGCTTGCAGGATATAGAGGTTGAACACTTTTCGTTTCGATATGTTGCCATCGAGGTAGTAAGTCCTGAACTTGGAAACGTGACTGTTCAATTTATTCGCAATGTAAATTCGGAAAAAGAATTATTGGACAGACTGTTGTTGATTATGCTGATTGGTTGTGGTGTGGGAATCATTTGTGCTGTTGCCTCGGGTTATTTCTTAGCCGGAAGGGCATTGGTTCCGATTAAAAATGCCTGGCAAAAGCAGCAGGAGTTTGTTTCGGATGCCTCGCACGAGCTACGGACGCCTCTAGCGGTTATTCAGGCTAAAACTGATTTGCTATTAAGGGCGCCATTTGCCACTGTACAGGAAAAAATTCTTGATGTTTCGACAATTTCAAATGAATCAAGAAGACTTTCGAAACTAGTAACCAATTTATTAACCCTAGCCAGATCTGATTCTGATCAAATTGAAATGAAAAAGTCGGTCTTCCAACTGGATAGTCTTTTAACGGAAATCATGCATCACTACGAAGAAATAGCGATGTATCAAGAAAAGTCACTTCGGATTGAGGCGCTTGAGCCTGTTACAATTTTTGCAGATAAAGAAAGAATTCATCAATTGATTGTTATTCTAGTAGATAACGCTCTAAAGTATACAAAAGAGGGCGGCGAAATCGTGCTAACGTGCAAGCAAAGTCATTCTTCGATTTTCTTTCAGGTAAAGGATAACGGGATGGGTATACCTGAAAAAGATATCCCAAAAATCTTTGACCGTTTCTATCAAAGTGATAAGACGCGGACAGCGGCTGAAGGAACAGGGCTTGGACTATCGATTGCCAAATGGATTATCGAGAAGCATCACGGAAAAACAAAAGTGCAGAGCACGGTTGGTCTCGGAACAACAATTGAAGTCACGTTTCCAAAAGCCCAAAAAAGATAG
- a CDS encoding PepSY-associated TM helix domain-containing protein: protein MKKMRRAHLWIGLIASILILMESITGLVMNEPWLIGQSQVEGRRGNFQPGQFNRGPFNQGQAEQGTTSDSSQNPRQDTQIQGQIGSIESGPFQRSSGFNGNGNIAGSIRGGGMGQGSFLSTIRGLHEGRIGNTNIKWLIDLTALAMIVLTGSGIYLSSKVLRAEGKRKKRQNDSLDSIAN, encoded by the coding sequence ATGAAGAAAATGAGAAGAGCGCATTTATGGATTGGCTTAATTGCTTCAATTCTTATCTTGATGGAGTCAATTACGGGATTGGTGATGAATGAGCCATGGTTAATCGGGCAATCACAGGTAGAAGGCAGGAGAGGAAACTTCCAACCGGGCCAATTTAATCGTGGGCCTTTTAATCAGGGACAAGCTGAGCAAGGAACCACATCTGATTCTAGCCAGAATCCAAGACAAGATACTCAGATACAGGGGCAAATTGGTTCAATTGAAAGTGGCCCATTCCAAAGATCGTCAGGATTTAACGGGAATGGAAATATCGCTGGTAGTATACGCGGAGGAGGAATGGGTCAAGGGTCTTTCCTTAGCACGATCAGAGGTCTACACGAAGGTAGAATTGGCAACACCAACATTAAGTGGTTGATTGATCTAACAGCACTAGCGATGATAGTTCTTACTGGGTCGGGAATCTACTTATCTAGCAAGGTTCTCCGTGCCGAAGGTAAACGAAAGAAACGCCAAAATGATAGCTTAGATAGCATAGCAAACTAG
- a CDS encoding response regulator transcription factor: MRLLVVEDNLPLLESIVQLLSDEFEVDQASNGEDALFLAMQNIHDAILLDVMIPEIDGFEVLQTIRKEGLKIPVLFLTARDSLEDRVKGLDSGGDDYLVKPFQAAELKARIRALLRRSGSLTTNQTIQYRGIELMGKERDILVDGESIKLTAKQYVLLEYLIQNKGAILTKEQIYDRVWGFDSDTTVAIVEVFVHHLRKKLEPFGYHTDIKTVRGVGYMLNVE, encoded by the coding sequence ATGCGTTTATTAGTAGTTGAAGACAATCTTCCCTTACTTGAGTCCATTGTCCAGCTTTTATCAGATGAATTTGAGGTCGATCAAGCCTCAAACGGGGAAGATGCATTATTTCTTGCGATGCAAAATATTCATGATGCCATTCTTTTGGATGTGATGATTCCGGAAATTGATGGCTTTGAGGTCTTGCAAACGATCCGAAAAGAAGGATTAAAGATACCTGTTTTATTCCTTACCGCTAGAGATTCTTTAGAGGATCGCGTGAAGGGGTTAGACAGTGGGGGTGATGATTACTTAGTTAAGCCTTTTCAGGCAGCTGAGTTAAAGGCAAGAATTCGGGCATTGTTAAGAAGAAGTGGCAGTTTAACCACAAATCAAACGATTCAATATCGGGGAATTGAGCTAATGGGTAAGGAACGAGATATTTTAGTCGATGGCGAGTCGATAAAACTGACTGCCAAGCAATATGTGCTCCTGGAATATTTGATTCAAAATAAAGGAGCTATTTTAACGAAAGAGCAAATTTATGATCGTGTATGGGGGTTTGACTCTGATACCACCGTTGCGATTGTAGAAGTGTTTGTGCATCATCTTCGGAAAAAATTAGAGCCCTTTGGGTATCATACCGATATAAAAACTGTCCGCGGTGTCGGCTATATGTTGAATGTAGAATAG
- a CDS encoding ABC transporter permease: MNTLGVVQSIKMALRSIKGNKLRSALTMLGMIIGVSSVIILVSIAQGSARNVTSQINQLGTNLLTINTFGTDVALTEDKISELSKLDGVKAVSPVVSGRVNVKKDRTTSQVTLTGTNADYSTVRDTSVSAGRFITDLDMEYRQKIVVLGADTATTFFGTENPVGQYLQIEGTSFKVVGVLVSKGSSMGQSGDNVVIVPLSTGQRLVKSSTINQVYLQGKSEDQMDFVMNEIKMTMASLYPNKSDSYSVTNQQDIMDTMSSVSDTMTMMLGGIASISLLVGGIGIMNIMLVSVSERTKEIGIRKAIGAKRRDVLLQFLIEAVVLSGVGGIIGIIAGVGLGKILSTLLRLSVSFSSSVLVLSFLFSLVVGVVFGVFPANKASKLNPIQALRYE, encoded by the coding sequence GTGAACACATTGGGAGTCGTGCAATCTATTAAAATGGCTCTGCGTAGTATAAAGGGGAACAAACTCAGATCTGCTCTAACAATGCTCGGGATGATTATCGGGGTTTCTTCGGTTATCATTCTCGTTTCGATAGCCCAGGGATCGGCACGAAATGTAACTAGTCAAATCAATCAGCTAGGTACGAATCTACTAACAATCAATACGTTTGGAACGGATGTAGCCCTAACAGAGGATAAAATTAGTGAATTGAGTAAATTAGACGGCGTCAAAGCGGTGTCACCAGTCGTCTCAGGACGTGTGAATGTGAAAAAAGATCGGACAACCTCACAAGTTACCTTGACTGGGACGAATGCTGACTACTCGACTGTTCGAGATACATCGGTAAGTGCGGGCCGTTTTATTACCGATCTTGATATGGAGTACCGGCAAAAGATTGTCGTTCTTGGTGCGGATACTGCTACTACATTTTTTGGAACTGAAAACCCCGTGGGGCAATATCTCCAAATAGAAGGAACATCGTTTAAGGTTGTAGGGGTGCTGGTTTCTAAAGGTAGTTCAATGGGACAGAGCGGGGACAATGTTGTCATTGTACCACTTAGCACAGGTCAGCGCTTAGTAAAAAGTTCGACAATCAATCAGGTCTATTTACAGGGGAAAAGCGAGGATCAAATGGATTTTGTGATGAATGAGATTAAAATGACAATGGCTTCACTTTATCCAAATAAGAGTGATTCCTATAGTGTGACAAACCAGCAAGATATCATGGACACGATGAGTTCTGTTTCTGATACCATGACGATGATGTTGGGAGGTATTGCCAGCATTTCCTTACTTGTTGGCGGGATCGGCATCATGAATATCATGCTCGTTTCTGTTTCGGAACGGACAAAGGAAATTGGAATTAGAAAAGCAATTGGCGCGAAAAGACGGGATGTCCTTCTTCAATTTTTGATTGAAGCGGTTGTGTTAAGTGGTGTCGGAGGAATCATTGGCATAATAGCGGGGGTTGGCTTAGGGAAAATATTATCAACACTATTAAGGTTGAGCGTTTCATTTTCTTCTTCCGTCCTTGTATTGTCCTTTTTATTCTCGCTAGTTGTCGGAGTTGTATTTGGGGTATTTCCTGCAAATAAAGCTTCAAAACTAAATCCAATTCAAGCGCTAAGATATGAATAG
- a CDS encoding efflux RND transporter periplasmic adaptor subunit, with protein sequence MKKWILIGVGVLVVGFVGYQWYSSKTNTQTTMSQGRTAVVQKGKLEVDISGSGTVQPVISADIKSISNNEEIDEVLVATGEEVKEGDELITFTDGSDPITAPATGRITTISVAAGERVTSGQVVAHVTNYQDLQTLVQIDELDISKIKEGQVVNVKVNASPDHTYTGKVSAVADEGISTNGVSTFDVTIHIDNAESLKVGMSVEASILTASKEDALYVPLDAIHTANGEKYVLAVSSGSDNQTIESEQKVVKTGLANEDYVEITEGISAGDTIQLPQLASGNSTNNSRRMMQGGFGGGMGGMGNMGGMNRNGGGPGQVSGRSGN encoded by the coding sequence ATGAAAAAATGGATTTTAATAGGAGTAGGGGTTCTGGTAGTTGGTTTTGTCGGCTATCAATGGTATTCCTCAAAAACAAATACCCAAACCACTATGTCTCAAGGGAGAACGGCAGTTGTTCAAAAAGGGAAGTTGGAAGTTGATATTAGCGGATCAGGAACAGTTCAACCGGTCATAAGTGCAGATATTAAATCAATTAGCAATAATGAGGAAATTGATGAAGTGTTAGTGGCAACGGGCGAGGAAGTAAAGGAAGGGGACGAACTGATTACCTTTACAGATGGCAGTGATCCAATTACAGCACCTGCTACCGGGAGAATTACTACTATTTCCGTAGCTGCTGGCGAGCGTGTTACTTCCGGACAAGTTGTTGCGCATGTGACAAACTATCAAGACTTACAAACATTGGTTCAAATTGATGAGCTTGATATTAGTAAAATTAAAGAAGGTCAAGTTGTTAATGTAAAGGTAAATGCTTCTCCGGATCACACATATACGGGAAAAGTATCGGCGGTTGCTGATGAAGGTATATCCACTAATGGGGTATCGACATTTGATGTCACCATTCATATTGATAACGCTGAAAGCCTCAAAGTCGGAATGAGTGTCGAAGCAAGTATTCTAACAGCAAGTAAAGAGGATGCTCTTTATGTTCCTCTAGATGCAATTCACACTGCCAATGGTGAAAAATATGTTCTTGCAGTTTCATCCGGATCTGATAACCAGACCATTGAAAGTGAGCAAAAAGTTGTGAAGACAGGCCTAGCAAATGAAGATTACGTTGAAATTACTGAAGGTATTTCAGCAGGAGATACGATTCAATTACCTCAATTGGCTTCAGGGAACTCCACCAATAATTCCCGCAGAATGATGCAAGGCGGTTTTGGCGGCGGTATGGGAGGTATGGGTAACATGGGCGGAATGAACCGTAATGGAGGTGGACCCGGACAAGTGAGTGGAAGGAGTGGAAACTAA
- a CDS encoding alanine/glycine:cation symporter family protein — MENFVNWLNGIIWSQALIYLCLGVGLFYTIATRFLQVRHMKDIVSLMFKGGKSEAGISSFQALSLSLSGRVGTGNIAGVATAIAFGGPGAVFWMWMMAFLGAGSAFIESALGQVYKTKQDGQYRGGPAYYIEKGLNIKWYAVLFAIVTVIATGVLLPGVQSNSISLSVENAFGISPAITGGIIVVFLAIIIFGGVKRIARVAEFVVPFMALGYILVALLITFMNISELPGVLKLIFSSAFGTDAAFGGILGAAISWGVKRGIYSNEAGQGTGPHAAAAAEVSHPAKQGIVQAFSVYVDTLLVCSATAFMILITGMYNVTPEGGKAIVTNLGKMEPGPGYTQKAVEAVFPSFGAPFVAISLFFFAFTTIMAYYYMAETNLAYINRKTKRPWTIFLLKVVICGMVFYGSVKTAGLAWALGDVGVGSMAWLNIIAILLLTKPAFKVLKDYEAQLKDGKDPVFDPVKLGIKNADYWEHEHSNPLETEKTG; from the coding sequence ATGGAGAACTTTGTTAATTGGTTAAATGGAATTATTTGGAGTCAGGCATTAATTTATTTGTGTTTAGGGGTAGGGTTGTTTTACACAATTGCCACTAGGTTTCTTCAAGTCAGACATATGAAAGATATTGTATCGTTGATGTTTAAAGGGGGAAAATCTGAAGCAGGTATTTCTTCATTTCAAGCATTAAGTCTTTCGTTATCAGGCCGTGTTGGTACAGGAAACATTGCCGGTGTTGCAACCGCTATTGCATTTGGAGGACCGGGTGCGGTTTTCTGGATGTGGATGATGGCCTTCTTAGGTGCTGGTTCCGCCTTCATCGAGTCTGCTTTAGGGCAAGTGTATAAAACAAAACAGGATGGTCAATACCGTGGCGGCCCTGCATATTACATAGAAAAGGGACTAAATATTAAATGGTATGCTGTTTTATTTGCTATTGTAACCGTTATCGCAACAGGAGTGCTTCTACCGGGGGTTCAATCAAATAGTATTTCCTTAAGTGTTGAAAACGCTTTCGGAATTAGTCCGGCGATAACTGGCGGCATTATCGTTGTTTTCCTCGCTATCATCATCTTTGGCGGTGTAAAACGGATTGCTCGGGTTGCTGAATTTGTTGTCCCGTTCATGGCCTTAGGATATATTTTAGTTGCTCTTCTTATTACCTTTATGAATATTTCTGAATTACCTGGCGTGTTAAAACTAATCTTCTCAAGTGCTTTTGGTACGGATGCGGCATTTGGCGGGATCCTAGGTGCAGCCATTTCATGGGGAGTTAAACGTGGAATCTATTCAAATGAAGCTGGTCAAGGTACTGGACCACATGCTGCAGCTGCTGCTGAAGTATCGCATCCCGCGAAACAAGGAATTGTACAAGCATTCTCGGTGTACGTAGATACTTTATTAGTTTGTTCTGCAACAGCATTTATGATTCTCATCACAGGTATGTACAATGTTACTCCTGAGGGTGGAAAAGCGATTGTTACAAACCTTGGAAAAATGGAACCAGGTCCTGGCTATACACAAAAAGCCGTAGAAGCCGTTTTCCCTTCCTTTGGGGCTCCGTTTGTAGCGATTTCATTGTTTTTCTTCGCTTTTACGACCATTATGGCCTATTATTACATGGCAGAAACAAACCTTGCCTATATTAATAGAAAAACAAAACGTCCTTGGACTATCTTCCTTTTAAAAGTTGTCATCTGCGGAATGGTATTCTACGGCAGTGTCAAAACAGCTGGTCTTGCATGGGCCTTAGGCGATGTCGGGGTAGGAAGTATGGCTTGGTTAAATATCATCGCGATCCTTCTCCTAACAAAACCGGCCTTTAAAGTGTTAAAAGACTATGAAGCTCAATTAAAAGACGGAAAAGATCCAGTGTTTGACCCTGTTAAGCTGGGAATTAAAAATGCAGATTATTGGGAGCATGAGCATTCTAATCCACTTGAAACTGAAAAGACAGGCTGA
- a CDS encoding ABC transporter ATP-binding protein encodes MGRPIIQISNLMKTYMLGGETVHALHDVSIEIEKGEFLAIIGPSGSGKSTLMNMIGCLDRPQSGKYLLDGKDIGKMNDNQLAIIRNQKIGFIFQNFNLLTKLTALENVELPLLYSGVPAKERRERALGGLTKVGLQERAGHLPTQLSGGQQQRVAIARALVSNPAILLADEPTGALDSKTSKEILKVMKELNELGHTIILITHDLAIAKQANRMVSIQDGQLQESGGEHIGSRAIY; translated from the coding sequence ATGGGTAGACCAATCATTCAAATAAGTAATCTCATGAAAACCTATATGCTTGGTGGTGAAACGGTACATGCCTTACATGATGTATCAATTGAGATAGAAAAAGGTGAGTTTTTAGCCATTATTGGCCCATCTGGATCGGGAAAATCGACGCTCATGAATATGATTGGCTGCCTTGATAGGCCACAATCAGGTAAATATCTCCTCGATGGTAAGGATATTGGGAAAATGAATGATAACCAATTGGCCATTATTCGTAATCAGAAAATCGGTTTTATTTTTCAAAACTTTAATTTGTTAACGAAATTAACTGCGCTTGAGAATGTAGAATTGCCGTTGCTGTACAGTGGTGTACCAGCAAAGGAACGACGCGAACGGGCCTTGGGCGGCTTAACCAAAGTTGGGTTACAAGAGAGAGCGGGTCATTTACCAACCCAGCTTTCAGGCGGTCAGCAACAAAGGGTAGCCATAGCAAGGGCCCTTGTTAGCAATCCGGCTATTCTCCTTGCAGATGAACCCACCGGTGCACTCGATAGCAAAACAAGTAAGGAAATTTTAAAAGTCATGAAAGAATTGAATGAATTGGGCCATACGATTATTTTAATTACTCATGATTTAGCAATTGCCAAACAAGCGAATCGAATGGTAAGCATTCAAGATGGGCAATTGCAGGAGAGTGGAGGTGAACACATTGGGAGTCGTGCAATCTATTAA
- a CDS encoding cupredoxin domain-containing protein: protein MSIFSIISAVFVTIGTGYSIYLVYRHKNQLANIPGIMISMVIAVITGLTSGSIIGITSGETFLVVGVSMIIGFVIGFLAGHPIGLLAILMGAISGLMGGINGAILGVFLQFINPTILLGILLGFYIVIIGFVLVYIHVATNSKFSINTGELSPFAIIAGGVVLVSLFLFMYSSDMVEIPGKSETPQAQASQEPTNQQVKKTELDVTNESTPKVKMLVTEKGYTPNVIRVKKGVPVELEIENPLKNNSCLSTFMIPDFNVNNLNLKTGTTNLSFTPDKTGEYTFSCGMKMFKGTIIVE, encoded by the coding sequence ATGAGTATTTTTTCAATTATTTCAGCTGTTTTTGTTACCATCGGCACCGGTTATTCGATTTATCTTGTTTACCGTCATAAAAACCAATTAGCCAACATACCAGGAATAATGATTAGTATGGTTATTGCCGTCATAACGGGCTTAACTTCCGGTAGTATTATCGGAATTACCTCTGGTGAGACATTTCTTGTCGTTGGTGTCAGTATGATTATTGGTTTCGTCATTGGTTTCTTGGCCGGGCACCCTATCGGTTTATTAGCCATCCTCATGGGCGCCATTTCCGGTTTAATGGGAGGCATAAACGGTGCTATTTTAGGCGTTTTTCTTCAATTTATTAACCCGACAATTTTACTGGGTATCCTATTAGGCTTTTATATTGTCATTATCGGGTTCGTCCTTGTGTATATTCACGTTGCCACGAATAGTAAGTTTTCAATCAATACGGGGGAGCTTTCACCTTTTGCGATTATCGCGGGTGGAGTGGTGCTCGTTTCATTGTTTTTATTTATGTATAGCAGCGATATGGTCGAAATTCCGGGGAAAAGTGAAACTCCGCAGGCACAAGCCTCACAAGAACCGACCAATCAGCAAGTGAAAAAAACAGAACTTGATGTCACTAATGAAAGTACACCCAAAGTGAAAATGCTCGTAACGGAAAAAGGTTACACACCAAATGTCATCCGGGTGAAAAAGGGAGTTCCAGTTGAACTGGAAATTGAAAATCCGCTTAAAAATAATAGCTGTTTATCCACCTTCATGATTCCTGATTTTAATGTAAATAACCTAAATTTAAAGACCGGAACAACAAACCTATCCTTCACACCTGACAAAACAGGCGAATACACGTTCAGTTGTGGAATGAAGATGTTTAAAGGTACGATCATTGTAGAATAA